In the genome of Kitasatospora cathayae, one region contains:
- a CDS encoding LacI family DNA-binding transcriptional regulator has translation MTAAANQSGRRPTTSRRLERAGIRDVAAAAGVSITTVSDALNGKGRLPDETRSRVREVAERLGYRPSAAARTLRTGRSGLIGLTVTTYGEEPFTFTEFAYFAEMARAATSAALGRGYALVVLPASSRHDVWGNIALDGTVVIDPPDQDPLVSELYRSGVPVVSDGKPGNCPVTAWVDNDHEAAVLGILDHLSEAGARRIGLLTGTSTDTYTRLSTEAYLGWCAKVGQEPVYEAYPAHDPAAGAVAADRLLARPDRPDAVYGLFDPNGTDLLAAARRYGLRVPDDLLLVCCSESDVYAATEPPITTLSLKPRKIGTTVVNLLIDAIEGVDSGTGVDIARLFPPRFRTAGNGPPPGTLMPTELIVRASSQRRSPRTTVSPPRPPGEV, from the coding sequence ATGACAGCAGCAGCCAACCAGAGCGGTCGGCGACCCACCACCTCACGGCGTCTGGAGCGGGCCGGCATCCGGGATGTGGCAGCAGCCGCCGGAGTGTCGATCACCACCGTCTCCGACGCGCTGAACGGGAAGGGCCGCCTGCCCGACGAGACCCGCAGCCGGGTGCGCGAGGTCGCCGAGCGCCTCGGCTACCGCCCCTCCGCGGCGGCCCGCACCCTGCGCACCGGACGGTCCGGCCTGATCGGGCTGACCGTCACGACCTACGGCGAAGAACCCTTCACCTTCACCGAGTTCGCGTACTTCGCCGAGATGGCCCGGGCCGCCACCAGCGCCGCCCTGGGCCGCGGCTACGCGCTGGTGGTGCTGCCCGCCTCCTCCCGCCACGACGTCTGGGGCAACATCGCCCTGGACGGCACGGTGGTGATCGACCCGCCCGACCAGGACCCGCTGGTCAGCGAGCTGTACCGGTCCGGGGTGCCGGTGGTCAGCGACGGCAAGCCCGGCAACTGCCCGGTCACCGCCTGGGTCGACAACGACCACGAGGCCGCCGTGCTCGGCATCCTCGACCACCTCTCCGAGGCCGGCGCCCGCCGGATCGGCCTGCTCACCGGCACCAGCACCGACACCTACACCCGGCTCTCCACCGAGGCCTACCTCGGCTGGTGCGCCAAGGTCGGCCAGGAGCCGGTGTACGAGGCCTACCCGGCGCACGACCCGGCGGCCGGCGCGGTGGCCGCCGACCGGCTGCTCGCCCGCCCCGACCGGCCGGACGCCGTGTACGGCCTGTTCGACCCCAACGGCACCGACCTGCTGGCGGCCGCCCGCCGCTACGGCCTGCGGGTGCCGGACGACCTGCTGCTGGTCTGCTGCAGCGAGAGCGACGTCTACGCGGCCACCGAACCGCCGATCACCACGCTCTCGCTCAAGCCGCGCAAGATCGGCACCACCGTGGTCAACCTGCTCATCGACGCGATCGAGGGAGTCGACTCCGGGACGGGCGTGGACATCGCCCGGCTGTTCCCGCCGCGCTTCCGCACCGCCGGCAACGGCCCGCCGCCGGGCACCCTGATGCCGACCGAACTGATCGTCCGCGCCTCCTCCCAGCGGCGCAGCCCGCGCACCACCGTCAGCCCGCCCCGCCCGCCGGGCGAGGTGTAG
- a CDS encoding metallophosphoesterase: MTPEDRFPGPEHPHSGPRHQPDLDVLPYGTYYEPEPAPDYQGAPYDAETYSGYGGARYLEQHWPADGQGQGQGHTVHAQGPGTDHGPADQSAVFSHPGQGDYEAGYETGYEGGYAPQDHSGHAEHAGHDVHSGHDVQDHPGYEPTLPDQPSPALQLAEQLPDQLSEQIPDQFSDRDDPPTIELGPPLPDPAAPTYPYPAPGPGEPPGPVYVVGDVHGYLEELRAELHHQGLIDADGHWSAGRARIWFLGDFTDRGPDGIGVIDLVMQLAAEAAAAGGYCRALMGNHELLFLGAHKYGDEPVQSTAGTASFLAAWRLNGGQQTDLDRLEAHHISWLSRLPAIGLEDGHLLLHSDTTAYLEYGESIPDVNDAVHSLLADGGVDEWWDCFRRFTKRFAFRGDAGPMAVHELLDTYGGSRIVHGHSPIPYLTGAVHADDGQPPHIPGPYVYADDLAVAMDGGVTMEGRLLVARLPI; the protein is encoded by the coding sequence ATGACACCCGAGGACCGCTTCCCCGGACCTGAGCACCCCCACTCAGGCCCCCGCCACCAGCCGGACCTCGATGTGCTGCCGTACGGCACCTACTACGAACCCGAGCCCGCCCCGGACTACCAGGGCGCGCCGTACGACGCGGAGACCTACAGCGGCTACGGCGGCGCACGCTACCTGGAGCAGCACTGGCCGGCCGACGGCCAGGGGCAGGGGCAGGGGCACACCGTGCACGCCCAGGGCCCGGGCACCGACCACGGGCCGGCCGACCAATCGGCGGTCTTCTCGCACCCGGGCCAGGGCGATTACGAGGCCGGCTACGAGACCGGGTACGAAGGCGGCTACGCCCCCCAGGACCACTCCGGCCACGCCGAACACGCTGGCCACGACGTCCACTCCGGCCACGACGTCCAGGACCATCCCGGCTACGAGCCCACCCTGCCCGACCAGCCCTCCCCGGCCCTCCAGCTCGCCGAGCAGCTCCCCGACCAGCTGTCCGAGCAGATCCCCGACCAGTTCTCCGACCGCGACGACCCGCCGACCATCGAGCTCGGCCCGCCGCTGCCCGACCCGGCCGCGCCGACGTACCCGTACCCGGCCCCCGGCCCCGGCGAGCCGCCCGGCCCGGTGTACGTGGTCGGCGACGTGCACGGCTACCTCGAGGAGCTGCGCGCCGAGCTGCACCACCAGGGCCTGATCGACGCCGACGGCCACTGGTCGGCCGGCCGCGCCCGGATCTGGTTCCTCGGCGACTTCACCGACCGCGGCCCGGACGGCATCGGCGTCATCGACCTGGTCATGCAGCTCGCCGCCGAGGCGGCCGCGGCCGGCGGCTACTGCCGCGCCCTGATGGGCAATCACGAACTGCTCTTCCTCGGCGCCCACAAGTACGGCGACGAGCCCGTCCAGTCCACCGCCGGCACCGCCTCCTTCCTCGCCGCCTGGCGGCTCAACGGCGGCCAGCAGACGGACCTGGACCGGCTGGAGGCCCACCACATCAGCTGGCTCTCCCGGCTGCCCGCCATCGGCCTGGAGGACGGACACCTGCTGCTGCACTCCGACACCACGGCCTACCTGGAGTACGGCGAGTCCATCCCCGACGTCAACGACGCGGTGCACAGCCTGCTCGCCGACGGCGGCGTGGACGAGTGGTGGGACTGCTTCCGCCGCTTCACCAAGCGCTTCGCGTTCCGCGGCGACGCCGGGCCGATGGCCGTCCACGAGCTGCTCGACACCTACGGCGGCTCCCGGATCGTGCACGGGCACAGCCCGATCCCGTACCTCACCGGCGCGGTGCACGCGGACGACGGGCAGCCGCCGCACATCCCGGGGCCGTACGTGTACGCGGACGACCTGGCGGTGGCGATGGACGGCGGGGTCACCATGGAGGGTCGACTGCTGGTCGCCCGGCTGCCCATCTGA